In the genome of Syntrophobacterales bacterium, the window CAGTCGCCGGGCTTCCGTGGAGTCCGTTCTGGATTTTCTGCATCATATCGAAGGAGAGGGGCAAGAAACCGATTCGGTGCGCGCATCCCTGCGGTGGTTTTTCAAATCCGCCGCCGTTCAGTCGGGGCTGTCGGATACAGTTCATCCTGAACGGGATGCCCGACAACACGTCATCGAACTGGAAAGACCGGATGCGGGTTTGACAGCCTGGGAAAAACTTCTGGTTGCCGCCATTCGCCGCAGGCATCTACAGTGGCGTACCGAACAGACGTACCGCGGGTGGGCGAGACGCTTCGCCGTATGGTTGGAAGGACGTCCGGTCGAGGAGGCAAACGCCGCCGATATCCGGGGCTTTCTCGACCATCTCGCCGTGGATGCGAGGGGGGGAAGGACAGGGTAAGCGAGCTGCCGGAGAGTCTGCGGGAGTCCCTCCTGGCACACCGGGAACGTCTCCGGCGGCTCTTTGATGAAGACAGGCAGGAAGGTTTACAGGGGGTATGGCTTCCCGATTCCGTGGAAAATAAAATTCCCACGGCGGGGGTACTCTGGGCGTGGCAGTGGTTTTTCCCCTCGCGCCAGTTGGCGATTGACCCGCGCAGCGGCCTGCGGCGCAGGCACCATCTCGACGATGCAGCTTTTCAGAACGCCATCCGCAAGGCGGCGAGGGCGGCCGGTCTT includes:
- a CDS encoding phage integrase N-terminal SAM-like domain-containing protein, encoding SRRASVESVLDFLHHIEGEGQETDSVRASLRWFFKSAAVQSGLSDTVHPERDARQHVIELERPDAGLTAWEKLLVAAIRRRHLQWRTEQTYRGWARRFAVWLEGRPVEEANAADIRGFLDHLAVDARGGRTG
- a CDS encoding tyrosine-type recombinase/integrase, whose amino-acid sequence is MVGRTSGRGGKRRRYPGLSRPSRRGCEGGKDRVSELPESLRESLLAHRERLRRLFDEDRQEGLQGVWLPDSVENKIPTAGVLWAWQWFFPSRQLAIDPRSGLRRRHHLDDAAFQNAIRKAARAAGLSQRVTPHTLRYSFATHLLAGGADIRTVQELLGHSDVATTMIYTHVLNRPGLAVRSPLDNL